Within the Plesiomonas shigelloides genome, the region CTAAAGAAGCACGTTCGATACCCATATCGGTACGGAAAATGTTTTCACCGTAGAAGTCGAAGAACTTACGACCGATAGGAGTCTTACAGAAACCGATACCACCTTGGTGGCCTGGCGCAGACCAGGAATACTCTTTCTCTTTCGCGTATTCCATCATGGCAGCCATCAGTGGCGGCATGATTGCTTTTTCATAACGCGCAACGGCAGCTTGCAGACGGCCAACGATGAAATCAGTGGTGTCATCCAGGATCATGAAGGTTTCAGTCACCAGCTTCATCACTTCAGCAGTAACGGCTTTGTTGTCACCGTGAGAGCTTACCAGCAGGAATACTGGGGCTTTCTCGTGACGCAGACGCAGCTGCTTCAGGAAGTCGATGATTTCTGCAGACTCAGACGGAACCCACTCAGCCATTACGCAGTCAACCGCTGCAGTAGAGGTTACATAGGTGGTCGCGTTCTCGTAAGAGTGAGCAAACTGAACCTGTTCACCCTTGCTGGTCAGAGAGGTCACAATCTTTTCGATTGCTTCTTCCAGCGGAAGGTTAGTAACAGTGCTGTTTCCTACGATCAGATATTTCTTATCACACATAGATAAACCCATCATTCAAGGTGTACGCCGCACATACCAAGGTGTGCTCGGATAAATATCCGCAGACATTTATCGTCTGTACGTTATAAAACGGTGATTTGATAATGTATTCAGATTCTTCGAATAGATTCATTGAATAAAAGAACAATCTGAATACATAGTCAGATTGGCTGCGAACATTAAAGATAATCTGTCAGGTAAATAAGAAGACCAAAGATGGCTCTACGTTACCGTTACGTCGGAACCAATTAACAGATATCGCAGTCAATTAAAAAGATGGAACACAAACTCATCAAGCACAGTGATGGTAAATCCATTTTTTATTTTTTGCTATTAACTAATATGTCAAAACATTACAAAACAGCCGGGAGTGAATATAAACATACAAATACAAAATAACTATTCACTAATTTTTAGTCTGGCTGTATGATTACGCATAAATTTTAATTTAACGCTATAAATAGCGGTAAATAGTCGAGCTAAATACTCAGGAATAGATTGCAAAGCAAGAAAATTACCGAAATAATGCCGTGATTCAAGTCACAAAAAACCATGAAAAACGCTCATGGAAATAACTAGCAACACTTAACAACATCTCGTTTCCGCACCATACAAAATGATACGGAGAGCAACCTCTCGTTACCGCTCAACACATTTAAAATCCCATCCACACACATAAAACACAGTTGATCATAATTGTGCATACATAGAAATCGTTATTTCCGCCATTAATAATTGCAAAAACAAGCAGATAGCCAAAACCACCTATTATTAAGCATAAATAATTCGTTACGTATTCTGGTGTTTTTTGTCGGAACTGAATTTGACCTAGATAGCTATCTACAATACTGTTTAAGCCGAAAAAGCAGCGTGCTGCTTAATTCCAATAAGTTTCATTCTTCATTTTCTTTTCGCCAGTTATGTAAGTTATTTCTCATATACTTCGGTATATGTGTTTTATGTCATTGGCTGACGATAGATATACAGAAACACACCGGAAATAAAACAATATTTGTCCGTGTATTTTATGCATGAATAAATACATTTTTATTTCTGGTTAAGCAAAAAGCATCAACATTATCGATTTCTAATATTAAAAGAATAATCCCTTTCGGAGATACAATTCATGGCTACAGAATCGAAAAAAATGGGGGTTGTCGGCCTGACCGTACTGGTTGCCGTTAATATGATGGGCTCCGGCATTATCATGTTACCGGCCAGTCTGGCACAGACCGGCGCCATCTCCATGCTCTCTTGGCTGGTTACCGCTGTCGGTGCCATGTGTATTGCTTACACCTTCGCAAAATGTGGTGCCTTCTGTAAGCGTGACGGCGGTATGTCTGCTTACTCTGAAGAAGCACACGGCAAATCTTCTTTCTTCATCGCCTCTTATACTTACTACGTGTGTCTGGTGATCAGCTGCGTAGCTATCGCGGTATCCGCTGCCGGTTACATGGCACCGTTCTTCCCGTGGATTAAAGCGACCCCAATCAACACCTTCATCACCGTTGTTGCCATCCTGATTGTGACCATGGTAGCGAACTTCAAGGGTCCTAAAATCACCGGTCAGATCTCTGGCTTCACCGTGTGGGGTATCATCCTGCCAGTAGCCGGTCTGTCTATCATCGGTTGGTTCTGGTTCGATCCAAAAATCTTTGCTGAAGCATGGAACCCGCACAACATGGGTACCGGTAGCGCTATCTCTTCTGGTATCGCACTGACCCTGTGGGCATTCCTGGGTATTGAATCTGCTGGTGCTAACTCTGGTGCGGTAGAAAACCCAGAGCGTAACGTACCACTGGCTTGCCTGTTCGGTACTGGCTTCGCGGCTATCGTGTACATCGCGTCTACCTCTGTAATCCAAGGTATCGTACCTAACGCGCAACTGGCTAACTCTGATGCGCCATTCGGTCTGGTGTTCTCCATGATGTTCACCCCACTGGTTGGTCAAATCGTTACTGCTCTGGCGGTTATCGCCTGTATCGGCTCCCTGCTGGGCTGGCAGTTCACCAACGCGCAGGTATCTAAAGCCGCTGCAGACATCCGTCTGTTCCCAGCTATCTTCGGTAAAGTGACTCGTGACGACGCACCAATCGCCGGTATGCTGATCATGCTGGTTCTGGAGCTGCTGCTGGCCTGTATGACCATCTCTCCAAACCTGCTCAAGCAGTTCAACGCCCTGCTGAACCTGGCCGTATTCATCAACATGGTACCTTACGTACTGTCTATGACCGGTCTGCAAGTGATGCTGCGTAAGAACAAAGTGACCGAAAGCCAGTACAAAGCCGCCTCCATCGTGGGTACTCTGGCCGTGGCTTACAGCATCTACGGTGTGTATGCCTGTGGCGCTGATGCCGTGTTCGGTGGCTCTATCATCACGCTGATTGGTTACATCTTCTACGGCTTCCTGGCCGGTCGTGATACCAAACTGGCGATGGAAAACAGCAAATAAGTTTGCTGCTCGATTCAACGAAAAAGCCACACCCAAGGGTGTGGCTTTTTTATGTCCGCAATCTCTTATCTACCGCACGCGATCTCGACAGTCCCCATCGCACCGTTTCCCGTGTAGGTTTTAGCACGAGCAAACCAAGCGCTAGCGATAATGACAGCGGAGCCTTCCCCCACGCCTCTCGCCAACACCACCCGCGCTTGCTACCACACGTGTCAGCCTCGCCAGCCGATAAATCCGCCCCCTAAACTATGCTGCCAGAGACTCACACTGCCAGCCTCGGTTATTGAGTGCTCACTCTCGACGAATAACCCATCCCCTAATAACCCAATAACCGTACAACAGTGCATAACCTTGCCACCGAACTCTACCCGTATCATTCGCATAAAAAAGAATAATTATGCAAACAGTGCATAAACCATAGAATGCAGGTGTACGCGCGTTGAGAGGCATAATCTAGATCTCGATATCGTCATCCCCGGCACAACGCCTCACGGTGGTAAACGACAGACAAAAAAAAGCGACCCGTAGGTCGCTTTTTTCACGCAGAAATGAGACTTAACGTCTGCCGGCCTTGCTGGTCAGCTCGATAACCCGAAGTTTTGCCAGGGCTTTCGCCAGTTCCGCTGAGGCCTGAGCATAATCGATATCCCCGTGCGAACTTTTGATCTGCTCTTCGGCACGGCGTTTTGCTTCCTGTGCCCGCGCCAGATCCAAGTCCTGCCCACGGATAGCGGTATCCGCCAGTACGGTTACGGAAGTCGGCTGCACCTCGAGGATGCCGCCGGAAAGGTAAATCACCTCTTCCTTACCGTGCTGTTTGACGATCCGCACCATGCCCGGCTTAATGGCAGTCAGCAGTGGGGTGTGACCGGATAAAATACCCAGCTCACCTTCACTACCGGTCACCTGAATGGTTTCTACCAGACCGGAAAAAATACGTTTTTCCGCACTGACCACATCCAGATGAAAAGTTATTGCAGCCATATTGCCCTCCTCAACGAAGCATTAGTACTTCTTGGCTTTCTCAACCGCTTCGTCGATGCCACCGACCATGTAGAAGGCCTGTTCTGGCAGGTGGTCGAAATCACCTTCCAAAATGCCTTTAAAGCCACGGATGGTTTCCTTCAGCGGCACGTATTTGCCCGGTGAACCGGTAAATACTTCGGCCACGAAGAATGGCTGGGACAAGAAACGCTCGATCTTACGCGCACGAGCTACAATCAGCTTATCCTGCTCGGACAGTTCGTCCATACCCAGGATGGCGATGATGTCTTTCAGCTCTTTATAACGCTGCAGCACAGACTGCACTTCACGGGCCACATCATAGTGCTCTTGACCTACCACCAGCGGATCCAGCTGACGAGAGGTCGAGTCCAGCGGGTCAACCGCAGGATAGATACCCAGTGACGCAATCTGACGGCTCAGTACCACGGTCGCATCCAAGTGGGCGAAGGTGGTCGCTGGTGACGGGTCAGTCAAGTCATCCGCAGGTACGTATACCGCCTGTACCGAGGTAATAGAACCGGTACGGGTAGAGGTAATACGCTCTTGCAGTACACCCATCTCTTCCGCCAGCGTTGGCTGATAACCTACCGCAGAAGGCATACGGCCCAGCAGTGCCGATACTTCGGTCCCCGCCAGGGTATAACGGTAGATGTTATCGATGAACAGCAGTACGTCACGACCTTCATCACGGAATTTCTCCGCAATGGTCAGGCCGGTCAGTGCTACGCGCAGACGGTTACCTGGCGGCTCGTTCATCTGACCGTACACCAGGGATACTTTGTCCAGTACGTTGGAGTCTGTCATTTCGTGGTAGAAGTCGTTACCTTCACGGGTACGCTCACCCACGCCCGCAAACACGGAATAACCGGAGTGCTCGATCGCGATGTTACGGATCAGCTCCATCATGTTTACGGTTTTACCTACACCGGCACCACCGAACAGACCGACTTTACCGCCTTTCGCAAACGGGCATACCAGGTCGATAACCTTGATACCGGTTTCCAGCAGTTCAGTGCTGTTAGCCTGATCTTCGTAGCTTGGTGCTTCACGGTGGATCACCCAGCGATCTTGTTCACCGATTGGACCTTTCTGGTCAATCGGGTTACCCAACACATCCATGATCCGGCCCAGTGTTTCCACACCCACCGGTACAGTGATAGGAGCACCAGTATTGTGCGCTTTCAGACCGCGCTTGAGGCCATCAGAGGCACCCATCGCGATACAGCGAACAACACCACCACCCAGCTGCTGCTGCACTTCCAGTACCAGCTCAGCACCCTCAACTGTCAGTGCATCGTACACCTGAGGTACAGCGTCCTGCGGGAACTCTACGTCCACCACGGCGCCGATGATCTGGACGACGTTTCCAGTAGCCATCTTGAATCCTCTAAAGTAATTCGTTTGCCCTTAAACCGCTGCTGCGCCAGATACAATCTCGCTCAGCTCCTGAGTAATGCTGGCCTGACGGGCTTTGTTGTACACCAGTTTCAGGTCATTAATCAGGTTGCCGGCGTTATCGGTCGCCGCCTTCATTGCCACCATCCGGGCCGCTTGCTCACAGGCGAGGTTCTCAACCACACCTTGATAAACCTGCGATTCGATAAAACGCGACAGCAGGGTATCTAACAGCGGTTTTGGATCAGGCTCATACAGATAATCCCACTTATGGCTTGGGATATCGTTTTCATCTGGTTTAGGTAAGGGCAGAAGCTGATCGATCGTCGGTACCTGAGACATGGTGTTCACAAACTTGTTGTACACCACGTGCAACTGATCCAAGCGACCTTCGTCATAAGCCTGCAGCATCACCTTCACCGGCCCGATCAAATCGGACAGGCTCGGGGTATCGCCCAGACCATTGGTCTGCGCTACCACTTTGGCTCCCGCGGAACTGAAGAATCCCGTGGCTTTTGAACCAATCAGCGCGACCTCAACTGCGACGCCTTTATCACTCCAACCTTTCATGTCGTTCAGGGTTTTCTTGAACAAGTTAATGTTCAAGCCCCCGCACAGGCCACGATCAGTGGAGATAATCAAGTAGCCGACACGCTTGATATCTCGTTGTTCCAGGTACGGATGCTTGTACTCCAGATTACCAAGCGCGATATGACCGATCACCTTACGCATAGTTTCGGCATACGGACGACTGGCAGCCATGCGCTCCTGCGTTTTACGCATCTTGGAGGCGGCCACCATTTCCATAGCCTTGGTGATCTTCTGTGTGCTTTGCACACTAGCGATCTTTGTTCGTATCTCTTTTGCGCTGGCCATCTCTGCCTCTCCGTCATGACGGGGCAGCGACTTACGCCGCTGCCCGACAGGTTACCAGGTCTGGGTTGCCTTGAAGGTATCCAGAATAGACTTAAAGCCATTCTCGATCTCTTCGTTGTAACCACCCGTTTGGTTAATCTGTGCCATCAGCTCAGCGTGGTCACGCTGGGCGAAGGAAAGCAGAGCAGCTTCAAAGTCGCCAATCTTGTTCAGAGTGATGTCGTCCAGATAGCCACGCTCTGCCGCGAACAGCACCAGCGCCTGAGCCGCAACGGACATCGGAGCATACTGTTTCTGCTTCAGCAGTTCAGTCACTTTCTGACCGTGCGCCAGCTGCTTACGGGTCGCATCATCCAGATCGGAAGCAAACTGAGCGAACGCCGCCAGTTCACGGTACTGCGCCAATGCGGTACGGATACCACCGGACAGTTTCTTGATGATCTTGGTCTGCGCCGCGCCACCCACACGGGATACGGAGATCCCTGGGTTAACCGCAGGGCGGATACCGGCGTTGAACAGGTTAGATTCCAAGAAGATCTGACCGTCAGTAATCGAAATCACGTTGGTTGGCACGAACGCCGAAACGTCGCCCGCCTGAGTTTCGATAATTGGCAGCGCAGTCAGAGAACCGGTTTGACCTTTTACTGCACCGTTGGTGTAGCGCTCTACGTAGTCCGCGTTAACACGGGCCGCACGCTCCAGCAGACGGGAGTGCAGATAGAACACGTCACCTGGGTACGCTTCACGACCAGGCGGACGGCGCAGCAGCAGGGAAATCTGACGATAAGCAACAGCTTGCTTAGACAGGTCATCGTATACGATCAGCGCATCTTCACCGCGGTCACGGAAGTATTCACCCATGGCACAACCGGAGTATGGCGCCAGGTATTGCAGTGCCGCAGATTCAGACGCTGACGCCACCACAACAATGGTGTTAGCCAGTGCGCCGTGCTCATCCAGCTTACGTACTACGTTAGCAATGGTGGACGCTTTCTGGCCGATGGCCACGTACACACACTTAATCCCGGAGTCGCGCTGGTTGATGATGGCATCGATCGCCAGCGCGGTTTTACCGGTCTGACGGTCACCGATGATCAGCTCACGCTGACCACGACCGATTGGGATCATGGCATCGACAGACTTATAACCGGTCTGTACTGGCTGGTCGACCGATTGACGATCGATAACACCCGGTGCAATCACTTCAACCGGTGAGAAGCCATCGTTGTCGATAGCGCCTTTACCGTCGATAGGTTCACCCAGGGTGTTAACCACACGGCCCAGCAGACCACGACCTACCGGCACTTCCAGAATACGACCGGTACAGGTGACTTTCATGCCCTCAGCCAGATCGGCATACGGACCCATCACTACCGCACCTACAGAGTCGCGCTCCAGGTTCAGTGCGATGGCATAACGGTTACCCGGCAGTGCGATCATCTCACCCTGCATTACATCGGCCAGGCCGTGAATGCGGATGATCCCGTCACTTACCGAAACAATAGTACCTTCGTTGCGAGCCTCGCTCACAACATTGAACTGAGCAATGCGCTGCTTGATCAGTTCGCTGATTTCGGTGGAATTCAGTTGCATGCTCCAGTCCCCTTAAGACTGCAACGATTCTGTGAGACGAGCTAAGCGGCCTCGGATCGAACCATCGATCACCAGGTCACCGGCGCGAATGATCACGCCGCCCATCACAGAATTCTCTAGGTTGCAATTCAGCTTAACTTTACGCGCCAAACGCTTTTCCATGGCTGCGATAATTTTATTCTGTTGTTCTTCCGTCAGTGGGGTGGCGGAGGTGACATCCACTTCCACTGTGGCTTCATACGCCGTGCGCAACTCAACAAATTGCATCAGAACATCAGATAACGCGGCCAGGCGGTGGTTTTCAGCCATCACCCGGATCAGGTTCTGGCCATGCGAATCGAGCTGTTCGCCACATACGGCAATAAACAAATCCGCCAACGCTTCCGGTGCTAACGCACCATCAAGCAATCCGGCAATCTGCTCATTGCGGGCAACTTGCGCGGCAAAGTCCAACATAGACTGCCACGCCTCAATCGCATTGTGTTCAACCGCAAAGTCAAATGCTGCTTTAGCGTAGGGACGGGCAACAGTAGTCATTGTTGACATAAGCCCTACCCTCCTTACAGTTCAGCAACCAATTTATCGACGATGTCGCTGTTAGCAGCTTCATCCACAGAACGCTCCAGGATTTTCTCCGCACCGGCAATGGCCAGTGCAGCCACCTGCTTACGCAGTTCCTCACGAGCACGCTTACGCTCAGCATCAATTTCTGCCTGACCTTGCGCAATGATCTTCTGACGCTCAGCATCAGCTTCAGTGCGCGCTTCATCCAGAATCAGCGCTTTACGCTTGTTCGCCTGTTCAATAATGGCCGCAGCCTGAACTTTGGCGTCTTTCAGCTGTTCCGCCATTTTGGCCTGAACCAGCTCCAAATCTTTGGCTGCACGATCTGACGCAGCCAGACCATCAGCAATCTTTTTCTGACGTTCTTCAATGGCAGCGATCAATGGTGGCCAAACGAGTTTCATGCAGAACCAGACAAATAACATGAACGAAATTGCCTGACCCAGCAGAGTTGCGTTGATATTCACAACGGCATCTCCCTAACAGTTAAGTGGCCGCGGAAAATTAACCCTGCAACAGACCCACAAACGGGTTAGCGAATACGAAGAACAGCGCGATACCTACGGCGATCATGGAAATCGCATCCAGCAGACCTGCGACGATAAACATTTTAACTTGCAGAGCAGGGGCCATTTCAGGTTGACGAGCAGAAGCTTCCAGGAATTTGCCACCCAAAATCGCAAAGCCGATAGCAGTACCCAGTGCGGCCAGACCGATCATGATAGCAACACCGATGATAGTAATGCTAATTACAGTTTCCATGGTTATCTCCAATTTATGTTTATAAACAGCCAGTTATTAAGGTTATGGGGTCACAATTAATGATCTGAATCCGTATGCGCCATACTCAGGTACACCACGGTCAGCATCATGAAAATGAATGCCTGCAGGGTGATAACCAGAATGTGGAAGATGGCCCAACCGAGTTGCAAGAACGTAGCGATAAAGCCCGAACCCAAACCGGCGGTGTACATCACAGCAATCAGGATAAAAATTAACTCGCCGGCATACATGTTACCGAACAGACGTAAAGACAATGAGATTGGCTTAGCCAGTAAGGTCACGAGTTCCAGAACGAAGTTAAAGGGGATCATGAGCGGGTGGTTAAAAGGATGCAGCGTCAGCTCTTTGATAAAGCCCTTCGGTCCTTTTACTTTCACGCTATAGAAGATGATTAAGCAGAACACACCCAGTGACAACGCAAAGGTTGTATTCAGGTCCGTGGTAGGAACCACACGCAGATAAGGAATGCCCATCAGGCTGGCCGCTTGCGGCAGGAAATCGACCGGGATCAAGTCCATGGCGTTCATCAGGAACACCCAGACAAAAATGGTCAGCGCAAGTGGCGCGATAGTGTTGTTACGACTTTGGAAGGTATCACGTACCGTTTGGTCTACGAATTCGACCAGCATTTCGACGGCACACTGCAGTTTCCCCGGGACCCCGGAGGTGGCTTTCACCGCAACACGATAAAATAACCACAAAAACAGACAGCCAATGACGGCACCAAAAAAGAGCGTATCCAGATGGAATGTCCAAAACCCCTGCCCCACCGACAGGTTTGTCAGGTGGTGCTGGATATATCCGGACGGCGTGAGAGCTTCACCCGATGCAGACATGATGCTTCCTACTCGTTGTTGTTAAAAATTACCGGTGCCAACAGGTTCACTGCCAACACAGCCAAATAGGTCAAGCACAAAGGAAGGAGTAACACATCCATGTACCTGTAAACCAATGCAAAAAGCGCAACTGTTACAAAAATTTTGGTGAGTTCTCCCACCATAAACGAACGCATGACTTGCTCAGAGTGCAGTGCGCCGCCGTAGCGAAACGCGAACCAAGCAAACAGAGCATTGGGGATCAGAACCACCACGCCACACGCTAATGCGGACCAACCCCATTGTAGGCGGTACACACTAAACAACAGACTACACAACAGCACCACACTGGCTTGGATCCACCAGATCCGGCGCGCAAAACGGCGTCCGGCAAGGGTTAATACAGACATCTCGCCCTTCTGATTGATAAGTGCCAGCCAACAGGTACTCCGCGGCTGTCTTTAATTCTTCCCTGCACTTGCAGGCGGTAT harbors:
- the atpG gene encoding F0F1 ATP synthase subunit gamma, which produces MASAKEIRTKIASVQSTQKITKAMEMVAASKMRKTQERMAASRPYAETMRKVIGHIALGNLEYKHPYLEQRDIKRVGYLIISTDRGLCGGLNINLFKKTLNDMKGWSDKGVAVEVALIGSKATGFFSSAGAKVVAQTNGLGDTPSLSDLIGPVKVMLQAYDEGRLDQLHVVYNKFVNTMSQVPTIDQLLPLPKPDENDIPSHKWDYLYEPDPKPLLDTLLSRFIESQVYQGVVENLACEQAARMVAMKAATDNAGNLINDLKLVYNKARQASITQELSEIVSGAAAV
- the atpA gene encoding F0F1 ATP synthase subunit alpha, which gives rise to MQLNSTEISELIKQRIAQFNVVSEARNEGTIVSVSDGIIRIHGLADVMQGEMIALPGNRYAIALNLERDSVGAVVMGPYADLAEGMKVTCTGRILEVPVGRGLLGRVVNTLGEPIDGKGAIDNDGFSPVEVIAPGVIDRQSVDQPVQTGYKSVDAMIPIGRGQRELIIGDRQTGKTALAIDAIINQRDSGIKCVYVAIGQKASTIANVVRKLDEHGALANTIVVVASASESAALQYLAPYSGCAMGEYFRDRGEDALIVYDDLSKQAVAYRQISLLLRRPPGREAYPGDVFYLHSRLLERAARVNADYVERYTNGAVKGQTGSLTALPIIETQAGDVSAFVPTNVISITDGQIFLESNLFNAGIRPAVNPGISVSRVGGAAQTKIIKKLSGGIRTALAQYRELAAFAQFASDLDDATRKQLAHGQKVTELLKQKQYAPMSVAAQALVLFAAERGYLDDITLNKIGDFEAALLSFAQRDHAELMAQINQTGGYNEEIENGFKSILDTFKATQTW
- the atpE gene encoding F0F1 ATP synthase subunit C: METVISITIIGVAIMIGLAALGTAIGFAILGGKFLEASARQPEMAPALQVKMFIVAGLLDAISMIAVGIALFFVFANPFVGLLQG
- a CDS encoding ATP synthase subunit I, with the translated sequence MSVLTLAGRRFARRIWWIQASVVLLCSLLFSVYRLQWGWSALACGVVVLIPNALFAWFAFRYGGALHSEQVMRSFMVGELTKIFVTVALFALVYRYMDVLLLPLCLTYLAVLAVNLLAPVIFNNNE
- the atpH gene encoding F0F1 ATP synthase subunit delta, encoding MSTMTTVARPYAKAAFDFAVEHNAIEAWQSMLDFAAQVARNEQIAGLLDGALAPEALADLFIAVCGEQLDSHGQNLIRVMAENHRLAALSDVLMQFVELRTAYEATVEVDVTSATPLTEEQQNKIIAAMEKRLARKVKLNCNLENSVMGGVIIRAGDLVIDGSIRGRLARLTESLQS
- the atpF gene encoding F0F1 ATP synthase subunit B, coding for MNINATLLGQAISFMLFVWFCMKLVWPPLIAAIEERQKKIADGLAASDRAAKDLELVQAKMAEQLKDAKVQAAAIIEQANKRKALILDEARTEADAERQKIIAQGQAEIDAERKRAREELRKQVAALAIAGAEKILERSVDEAANSDIVDKLVAEL
- the atpB gene encoding F0F1 ATP synthase subunit A, encoding MSASGEALTPSGYIQHHLTNLSVGQGFWTFHLDTLFFGAVIGCLFLWLFYRVAVKATSGVPGKLQCAVEMLVEFVDQTVRDTFQSRNNTIAPLALTIFVWVFLMNAMDLIPVDFLPQAASLMGIPYLRVVPTTDLNTTFALSLGVFCLIIFYSVKVKGPKGFIKELTLHPFNHPLMIPFNFVLELVTLLAKPISLSLRLFGNMYAGELIFILIAVMYTAGLGSGFIATFLQLGWAIFHILVITLQAFIFMMLTVVYLSMAHTDSDH
- the potE gene encoding putrescine-ornithine antiporter; this encodes MATESKKMGVVGLTVLVAVNMMGSGIIMLPASLAQTGAISMLSWLVTAVGAMCIAYTFAKCGAFCKRDGGMSAYSEEAHGKSSFFIASYTYYVCLVISCVAIAVSAAGYMAPFFPWIKATPINTFITVVAILIVTMVANFKGPKITGQISGFTVWGIILPVAGLSIIGWFWFDPKIFAEAWNPHNMGTGSAISSGIALTLWAFLGIESAGANSGAVENPERNVPLACLFGTGFAAIVYIASTSVIQGIVPNAQLANSDAPFGLVFSMMFTPLVGQIVTALAVIACIGSLLGWQFTNAQVSKAAADIRLFPAIFGKVTRDDAPIAGMLIMLVLELLLACMTISPNLLKQFNALLNLAVFINMVPYVLSMTGLQVMLRKNKVTESQYKAASIVGTLAVAYSIYGVYACGADAVFGGSIITLIGYIFYGFLAGRDTKLAMENSK
- a CDS encoding F0F1 ATP synthase subunit epsilon, yielding MAAITFHLDVVSAEKRIFSGLVETIQVTGSEGELGILSGHTPLLTAIKPGMVRIVKQHGKEEVIYLSGGILEVQPTSVTVLADTAIRGQDLDLARAQEAKRRAEEQIKSSHGDIDYAQASAELAKALAKLRVIELTSKAGRR
- the atpD gene encoding F0F1 ATP synthase subunit beta, with translation MATGNVVQIIGAVVDVEFPQDAVPQVYDALTVEGAELVLEVQQQLGGGVVRCIAMGASDGLKRGLKAHNTGAPITVPVGVETLGRIMDVLGNPIDQKGPIGEQDRWVIHREAPSYEDQANSTELLETGIKVIDLVCPFAKGGKVGLFGGAGVGKTVNMMELIRNIAIEHSGYSVFAGVGERTREGNDFYHEMTDSNVLDKVSLVYGQMNEPPGNRLRVALTGLTIAEKFRDEGRDVLLFIDNIYRYTLAGTEVSALLGRMPSAVGYQPTLAEEMGVLQERITSTRTGSITSVQAVYVPADDLTDPSPATTFAHLDATVVLSRQIASLGIYPAVDPLDSTSRQLDPLVVGQEHYDVAREVQSVLQRYKELKDIIAILGMDELSEQDKLIVARARKIERFLSQPFFVAEVFTGSPGKYVPLKETIRGFKGILEGDFDHLPEQAFYMVGGIDEAVEKAKKY